The DNA window CCCTCGGAATTGATGTTTTTTCCTATTTTTTCAGTGGTCTGTCTCAGCAGTCACTGTTGTTGCAGTAAAAGCTTTTTGAGAGGGAAATAGGAATAAGGAGAGTCTCCAAAGTGGTGTAGCTTAGACACGGTACAATAAagtacatacagaacaaacaatTTGGGCACCGATTTACTATATACATTAGATATGATGTGTTCTGTAAAGGCATCCATTTTGTTAAATTGTATTTTAACTTATTTTGTAGTTTAACTTCAAGGACACAGTCCTTGTTACCCTGGTAATCTGTCCAAACCTGACCTCCTGGTTTTCAGTCTCTAGGCTATTATTGGAGGTCAGAGGTCACTGCAGAAGGATTCTGTATTATTGTCATGAGCATTAATAACAATCTGTGAGTCCCAGCAATGTATATTTAGCATGTGATCTAATCCCAGCCAGGCTCTAAGGTCCTAAAACATGGCCAAGGAGAACCAGATCCAGACTATGGACATGAAGAGAGAACTCAGCGCCACCTGCATTGTAGATCCTTGCCAGGCCCTAAGGTCCTAAGACATGGCCAAGGAGAACCAGATCCAGACTATGGACATGAAGAGAGAACTCAGCGCCACCTGCATTGTAGATCCATGGCCTTTGAGACACTGGGCGTCAGATTTGGGCTTTTTAGTGCACTTCTTTTTCTTCCTGGTTGGGGCTGTAGAGGGTTCCAGGTCTTCAATTTGAACCAATGACTGGTCAAGGTTGTTGGACAGGGTCCCCAGAGGCCCGTCGTTGAGACTCTGCTTATTCCGGATGGTCTCGTTTTTTGTTCGCTCGTGCTCTCTGAATTTGGTCTTGGATATGTTCTCCTTCTCCTTGAGGGGGTTGTTGGTGATTTGACGGCTGTTGTAAGATGAGGGGTCAGCGATCGTTTTCCCGGAGATGATAGAGGACTTATCGTTGTCTGGAAGACAACATCTGGGAATTCCATCTCTCAGAGGATTTTCAGTGGAGGGGAATTTTCCGGAACGCGGCTTGGAGCTGAAGAGCTGGGTCTGGATCTGGGGGGTCTCCACACACCCTTCCAGGTCGTTACTCTTCAGCCGTTTCAGGTCCTTCCCGAACAATTCCAGGGGGACGTTACATTCGAGCTCAGAGCTGGAGCCCTTGAAGAGTTTGAACCAGTCCCATAGGGTCCTGGCCCGACAGTCACACACCCACTGGTTCCCATTGAGACGCAGGTATTGCAGGGACACCAGCGGGTCCATGGTCTCCCCGGTCAGCACGGTAAGGTTGTTGTAGAACAGGAACAGCGTGGTCAGCTTCCCCAGGTCGCTGAATGCCCTCGGCTGGACGTAGATGACCCGGTTCTGGTGCAGCAGCAGGCGGTCAAGGTTGATGAGGCCGCGCAGCATGTGGTCCGACACGGTCTTGATCTTGTTGTTGTGCAGAAACAGATAGGTGAGGTTGGCCAGGTCCAGGAAGGTGTCGTTGTGCAGGGCCAgcaggttattgtcctgcaggTAGAGGTACTGCAGGGAGAACAGTCCCTGGAACGCTCCGACAGGTAACTCCGACAGGCCGCACCTGTGCAGGTGGAGGGTGTGAAGCTTGGACAGACCCCTGAAGGCTGTCGGGCTGATGATCCTCAGGTTACTGTTGTCCCCAATGTCCAGCTCCTCTAGCCGCTCCAGACCGTAGAAGGCCCCGGCCTCAATGTGGCTGATATTGTTGGAGTACATCCAGAGGACGGTAAGGTTGTGCACGGAGCTGAAGCTGGTGGAGCGGACCACGGTCAGCTTGTTGCTCTGGAGAAATATACGCTGGCTCCGCACAGGGATCTCGGTAGGGATGGAGAACAGTCCTTGCTGCTGGCAGGCCACGGTGGGCC is part of the Oncorhynchus keta strain PuntledgeMale-10-30-2019 chromosome 15, Oket_V2, whole genome shotgun sequence genome and encodes:
- the LOC118358561 gene encoding reticulon-4 receptor isoform X1, which produces MKTSLVEGGRLLFLVVWLNLVSRGVDGCPAKCVCYSEPRPTVACQQQGLFSIPTEIPVRSQRIFLQSNKLTVVRSTSFSSVHNLTVLWMYSNNISHIEAGAFYGLERLEELDIGDNSNLRIISPTAFRGLSKLHTLHLHRCGLSELPVGAFQGLFSLQYLYLQDNNLLALHNDTFLDLANLTYLFLHNNKIKTVSDHMLRGLINLDRLLLHQNRVIYVQPRAFSDLGKLTTLFLFYNNLTVLTGETMDPLVSLQYLRLNGNQWVCDCRARTLWDWFKLFKGSSSELECNVPLELFGKDLKRLKSNDLEGCVETPQIQTQLFSSKPRSGKFPSTENPLRDGIPRCCLPDNDKSSIISGKTIADPSSYNSRQITNNPLKEKENISKTKFREHERTKNETIRNKQSLNDGPLGTLSNNLDQSLVQIEDLEPSTAPTRKKKKCTKKPKSDAQCLKGHGSTMQVALSSLFMSIVWIWFSLAMS
- the LOC118358561 gene encoding reticulon-4 receptor isoform X2; translation: MGNMGGRLLFLVVWLNLVSRGVDGCPAKCVCYSEPRPTVACQQQGLFSIPTEIPVRSQRIFLQSNKLTVVRSTSFSSVHNLTVLWMYSNNISHIEAGAFYGLERLEELDIGDNSNLRIISPTAFRGLSKLHTLHLHRCGLSELPVGAFQGLFSLQYLYLQDNNLLALHNDTFLDLANLTYLFLHNNKIKTVSDHMLRGLINLDRLLLHQNRVIYVQPRAFSDLGKLTTLFLFYNNLTVLTGETMDPLVSLQYLRLNGNQWVCDCRARTLWDWFKLFKGSSSELECNVPLELFGKDLKRLKSNDLEGCVETPQIQTQLFSSKPRSGKFPSTENPLRDGIPRCCLPDNDKSSIISGKTIADPSSYNSRQITNNPLKEKENISKTKFREHERTKNETIRNKQSLNDGPLGTLSNNLDQSLVQIEDLEPSTAPTRKKKKCTKKPKSDAQCLKGHGSTMQVALSSLFMSIVWIWFSLAMS